A single genomic interval of Corylus avellana chromosome ca10, CavTom2PMs-1.0 harbors:
- the LOC132164271 gene encoding uncharacterized protein LOC132164271 produces the protein MFTLAASVFVVGVIIYAYRSTKPPPPKICGTPNGPPVTSPRIRLGDGRHLAYRERGVAKENAKYKVIVVHGFDSSKDMYLPLSQELMDEVGVYIVSFDRAGYGESDPNPKRSVRSEAFDIQELADQLKLGPRFYIIGMSLGTYPVWACLKYIPHRLAGVSLVVPVINFWWPSFPPKLMNEVYKKQLKRDQWKLWIGHYAPGLVYWWMTQKWFPYCSILQRHPILFNKRDVETIQKMSQVPMPDEHKVIQQGVYESLHRDIIVHFGNWEFDPMEIKNPYPNNEASVHLWHGHEDKLVPFEMQRYLVKKLPWIRYHEVSDGGHLMIHESGLCEAMFRELLLGEEPCVL, from the exons ATGTTTACATTGGCAGCTTCGGTTTTTGTAGTGGGTGTCATCATATATGCTTATAGGAGCACTAAGCCTCCACCTCCCAAGATATGTGGAACACCAAATGGCCCTCCTGTTACTTCACCAAGAATTAGGCTGGGAGATGGGAGGCATCTGGCCTACAGAGAGAGGGGTGTTGCTAAAGAAAATGCCAAGTACAAAGTCATCGTTGTCCATGGCTTTGACAGCTCCAAAGACATGTATTTGCCACTCTCTCAG GAATTGATGGATGAGGTGGGTGTGTATATAGTATCATTTGACAGAGCTGGGTATGGTGAAAGTGATCCAAATCCGAAGCGGTCGGTGAGGAGTGAAGCATTTGATATTCAAGAACTGGCTGACCAATTGAAGCTAGGACCCAGGTTTTATATAATTGGAATGTCACTTGGAACTTACCCAGTTTGGGCTTGCCTCAAATACATACCACACAG GCTAGCTGGTGTGTCTCTGGTGGTTCCAGTGATCAATTTTTGGTGGCCTTCTTTTCCTCCGAAACTGATGAATGAGGTGTACAAGAAACAACTAAAGAGAGATCAATGGAAACTCTGGATTGGGCATTATGCCCCTGGACTAGTCTACTGGTGGATGACCCAGAAGTGGTTCCCTTATTGTTCTATCTTGCAAAGACACCCTATTCTTTTTAACAAACGCGATGTAGAAACCATCCAGAAAATGTCACAAGTGCCAATGCCTGATGAG CATAAGGTAATACAACAAGGGGTCTACGAATCCCTGCATAGAGACATAATAGTGCATTTTGGGAACTGGGAATTCGACCCAATGGAGATTAAAAATCCATACCCTAACAATGAGGCCTCTGTTCATCTCTGGCATGGACATGAAGATAAACTTGTGCCATTTGAAATGCAGCGATATTTGGTGAAGAAGCTCCCCTGGATCAGGTACCATGAGGTTTCTGATGGTGGGCATCTAATGATTCACGAGAGTGGTTTGTGTGAGGCTATGTTCAGGGAACTCTTGCTTGGAGAAGAACCCTGTGTCTTATAG
- the LOC132162783 gene encoding disease resistance protein RUN1-like, producing MASTSTQIVSSSSSSSTPPWRYDVFLSFYGKDTRKSFTDHLYTALVQKGIIVFRDDEKLEQGKTISKELIKAIQESMYAIVVISPNYASSRWCLIELTKIVECMKYSGLEVLPIFYHVDPSHVRKEKGTFAKAFGRHKKEKDPKIDINEMQMWRAALREVGNISGWHVHDSTHESKVVEEISRTIFRGLVNFSNVSKGLVGIESRAEEIMSKLCIGLDDVLFLGIHGMGGIGKTTMSKFIYERVSHQFEASCYIANIREETITHGLLYLQKQLIFEILMEREINIWNDYGASRVIMSRLQSKKVFIVLDNVDGEEQLNALVGSHDWFGRGSRILITSRDHHLLNRVVNDTYKVKKMNNNEALQLFSRKAFKKSHPEENYVELSKEVVNYAQGLPLALEVFGSFLFGRNIDEWESARDFLKENPNAKILDKLKISFDGLEPLEKQMFLDIAFFFNGAHMGSIIHKLKGLGYHPNINIKVLVDKSLITISKFETLKMHDLLQKMGQKIVHDESAEPGKRSRLYHDKDVIDVLKNDTGTDAVKGIVLNLPLKKPEQLKFEAFSKMKKLKLLQIRCHYFYAYHDNLCTNLEWHGDASNFMLSNELCVMEWWQYPLESLPTNFQSDNLVELIMHESCIKQLWVGGNSFDKLKLIDLSKSQNLIETPNLSGVPNLEELKLSYCTNLSKVHRSIGFLRRLKGLNLMNCKHLKRLPDEMISLESLKRLNLSGCSRLNKISDNVGNMTSLQYLSLNETAIKKIPLSFKRLSSLKILDISDCSRLEKIPKNLFSGMKCLKCLYVGGSATREFPIGSGPDPMISLLLPNSFSCLSSLIALSLTYCNLSDGAIPNDLSCLSCLYYLNLSGNKFTRIPDSVAQLLNLHQLDLDDCSWLQVLPNLPLGLEALSVENCPLLESFYNKQMEMWRSSNEKLRSIDCSVVQAYFDYDGNPFKILHLHPRSHLWSTESHQDFSPIACGPALVGSGIPEWFNIKSTNLFGTIQLHSYLGSYTHWKGLYA from the exons ATGGCGTCCACGAGCACTCAGATAGtctcttcgtcttcttcttcttcaacaccTCCTTGGAGATACGATGTTTTTCTCAGTTTCTACGGTAAAGACACTCGCAAGAGTTTTACAGACCATTTATATACGGCTTTGGTTCAAAAAGGCATTATCGTGTTTAGAGACGATGAAAAGCTTGAGCAAGGAAAAACAATTTCTAAGGAGCTCATAAAAGCAATACAAGAATCCATGTATGCGATTGTTGTTATCTCTCCAAACTACGCTTCCTCTAGATGGTGCCTCATTGAACTTACCAAGATCGTCGAATGCATGAAATACTCGGGGCTGGAAGTTTTGCCTATTTTCTACCACGTGGATCCTTCCCACGTACGAAAAGAGAAGGGGACTTTTGCAAAAGCTTTTGGTAggcataaaaaagaaaaagatcccAAGATTGACATCAATGAGATGCAAATGTGGAGAGCTGCTTTGAGAGAAGTGGGCAATATCTCCGGATGGCATGTACATGATAG TACTCACGAATCAAAAGTTGTTGAAGAAATTAGTAGAACGATATTTAGAGGATTGGTTAACTTCTCAAATGTTTCCAAGGGTCTTGTTGGAATAGAATCCCGTGCGGAGGAAATTATGAGCAAACTTTGTATAGGGTTGGATGATGTTCTCTTTTTGGGGATTCATGGGATGGGTGGAATTGGGAAGACAACCATGTCAAAATTCATTTATGAAAGGGTGTCTCATCAATTTGAAGCTAGTTGCTATATTGCTAATATTAGAGAAGAAACCATAACTCATGGTTTACTTTATTTACAAAAACAACTTATTTTTGAGATCCTCatggaaagagaaataaatatatgGAATGACTATGGGGCAAGCAGAGTGATAATGAGCAGACTACAAAGTAAAAAGGTTTTTATTGTTCTTGACAATGTGGATGGAGAAGAACAACTAAACGCATTAGTAGGGAGCCATGATTGGTTTGGTCGAGGAAGTAGGATCCTTATAACAAGTAGAGATCATCATTTGCTAAATAGAGTTGTGAATGACACCTATAAGGTAAAGAAGATGAATAATAATGAAGCTTTACAGCTCTTTAGTAGGAAAGCCTTCAAGAAATCCCATCCCGAAGAAAATTATGTGGAATTGTCTAAGGAAGTTGTGAATTACGCTCAAGGCCTTCCTTTAGCTCTTGAAGTTTTTGGTTCCTTCTTATTTGGCAGAAACATTGATGAATGGGAAAGTGCGAGGGATTTCCtaaaagaaaatcctaacgcaaaaattttggataaacttaaaataagttttgatggattggAGCCTCTGGAGAAACAGATGTTTTTAGATATTGCATTCTTCTTCAATGGAGCACATATGGGTAGCATCATACACAAACTAAAAGGTTTGGGTTACCATCCGAACATCAATATCAAAGTTCTTGTGGACAAATCTCTTATAACCATCTCAAAGTTCGAAACATTGAAGATGCATGATTTGTTACAAAAAATGGGTCAAAAAATAGTTCATGATGAGTCTGCAGAGCCTGGCAAACGTAGTAGATTATATCATGATAAGGATGTCATTGACGTATTGAAAAATGATACT GGAACTGATGCGGTTAAAGGTATCGTCCTAAACTTACCTTTAAAGAAACCGGAGCAACTAAAGTTTGAAGCCTTCtcaaagatgaaaaaattgaaattgctTCAGATTCGCTGTCATTACTTCTATGCATATCATGATAATTTATGCACTAATCTGGAATGGCATGGAGATGCTTCGAATTTCATGCTAAGCAATGAGTTATGCGTTATGGAATGGTGGCAATATCCTTTAGAATCCTTGCCGACCAATTTCCAATCAGACAATCTTGTTGAGCTCATAATGCATGAGAGCTGCATCAAGCAACTATGGGTTGGAGGGAAT AGTTTTGACAAATTGAAACTCATTGACCTAAGTAAGTCTCAAAACTTGATCGAGACACCAAATTTGAGCGGAGTCCCAAATCTTGAGGAACTAAAGCTTTCATATTGTACAAATCTGTCCAAGGTCCACCGATCCATTGGATTTCTAAGACGGCTTAAAGGGTTGAATCTAATGAATTGCAAACATCTCAAGAGACTTCCAGACGAGATGATCAGCTTGGAATCTCTTAAACGTCTTAATCTTTCTGGCTGTTCAAGACTCAACAAAATTTCAGATAATGTGGGTAATATGACATCTTTGCAATATCTTTCTTTGAATGAGACTGCCATAAAAAAGATACCACTATCATTTAAGAGGTTGTCGTCTCTTAAAATTCTCGATATATCTGATTGCTCAAGACTAGAGAAAATCCCAAAGAACTTGTTCAGTGGCATGAAATGTCTAAAGTGCCTTTATGTAGGTGGAAGTGCTACAAGGGAATTTCCGATAGGTAGTGGACCAGATCCCATGATAAGTCTTTTGCTCCCAAATTCATTCTCATGTTTAAGCTCTTTAATAGCACTAAGTTTGACTTATTGCAATCTATCAGATGGAGCGATCCCCAATGATCTTAGTTGCTTATCCTGcctttattatttaaatttgagtggGAACAAATTTACAAGAATACCAGATAGTGTGGCTCAACTTTTAAATCTTCATCAGCTTGACTTGGATGATTGTAGTTGGCTTCAAGTATTGCCGAATCTTCCATTGGGATTAGAAGCCTTGAGTGTAGAAAATTGTCCATTGCTGGAGTCATTTTATAATAAGCAAATGGAGATGTGGAGGagttcaaatgaaaaattaaggaGCATTGATTGCTCTGTTGTACAAGCTTATTTTGATTATGATGGAAATCCCTTCAAAATCCTCCATCTGCATCCGCGAAGTCATTTATGGAGTACAGAAAGT CACCAAGATTTTTCTCCTATAGCATGCGGCCCTGCGTTGGTGGGATCAGGAATCCCAGAGTGGTTCAACATTAAAAGCACTAATTTGTTTGGAACAATTCAATTACATTCATATTTGGGCTCATATACGCACTGGAAGGG GCTGTATGCTTAA
- the LOC132163438 gene encoding uncharacterized protein LOC132163438 codes for MWSLLSIQALQKAQDVLTNSLVCLFSSHLRIPFLFLEHQSLSQGKMTRIEDLNLVTEMTPWMMTAPISKDTFMHPFSFLFSLILKSCWLSLQCYQASRRALKKWENLEQFLGCLALLERAFLDVTTRIALQPSKPSVLMWPLGPSV; via the exons ATGTGGTCCCTGCTTTCAATACAAGCTCTGCAAAAAGCTCAGGATGTACTG ACAAACTCACTGGTTTGTCTTTTCTCGAGCCACTTGAGGATTCCGTTTCTGTTTCTGGAACATCAGAGTCTGAGTCAAGGCAAGATGACAAGGATTGAAGATCTCAATCTTGTAACCGAAATGACTCCATGGATGATGACAGCTCCCATTAGCAAAGACACTTTCATGCatcctttttcatttcttttctccttgATTCTGAAGAGTTGTTGGCTATCCTTGCAATGCTATCAAGCCAGCAGAAGGGCATTGAAGAAATGGGAGAACTTGGAGCAGTTCCTTGGTTGCTTAGCATTATTAGAGAGAGCATTTCTAGACGTAACAACAAGAATTGCATTGCAACCCTCCAAACCATCTGTTTTAATGTGGCCTCTCGGGCCTTCTGTGTAG